In a single window of the Drosophila miranda strain MSH22 chromosome XL, D.miranda_PacBio2.1, whole genome shotgun sequence genome:
- the LOC108155352 gene encoding partitioning defective protein 6 isoform X2 produces MSKNKINTTSATATGAETNLIEVKSKFDAEFRRWSFKRNETEQSFDKFAALIEQLHKLANIQFLILYIDPRDNDLLPINNDDNFGRALKTARPLLRVIVQRKDDLNEYSGFGTMKPRNLIGSILLGHTPVKTKAPSISKPHDFRQVSAIIDVDIVPETHRRVRLLKHGSDKPLGFYIRDGTSVRVTSSGLEKQPGIFISRLVPGGLAESTGLLAVNDEVIEVNGIEVAGKTLDQVTDMMVANSSNLIITVKPANQRTLTSTHRGSFSRNSQLSSGSHHTNHTNTSDEIEHDDQDDIVDLTGVTLDESPTGTSSTGNHNNHQPQTTQQSSSPPSHHQQAASNASTIMASDVKDGVLHL; encoded by the exons ATGTCGAAGAATAAAATAAACACAACCTCGGCCACGGCGACCGGCGCCGAAACGAATCTAATCGAAGTGAAATCAAAG TTCGACGCCGAATTCCGACGCTGGAGCTTTAAGCGCAACGAGACGGAGCAGAGCTTCGACAAGTTTGCGGCACTTATCGAGCAGCTGCACAAGCTGGCGAACATACAGTTTCTTATACTCTACATCGATCCGCGCGACAATGATCTGCTGCCCATCAACAACGATGACAACTTCGGGCGAGCGCTCAAGACGGCCCGACCCCTCCTGCGTGTAATAGTGCAACGAAAAG ATGATCTGAATGAGTACTCCGGCTTTGGGACGATGAAGCCGCGCAACCTGATTGGCAGTATACTACTCGGCCACACGCCGGTTAAGACCAAGGCGCCATCGATATCAAAGCCGCACGACTTTCGCCAGGTGTCGGCCATCATTGATGTGGACATTGTGCCGGAGACGCATCGGAGGGTGCGCCTGCTGAAGCACGGCAGCGACAAACCGCTGGGATTCTACATACGGGACGGAACTTCTGTACGGGTGACGTCCAGCGGCCTGGAAAAGCAGCCGGGCATTTTCATATCGCGCCTGGTGCCGGGCGGACTAGCCGAGAGCACGGGCCTACTGGCCGTTAACGATGAGGTAATCGAGGTGAACGGCATCGAAGTGGCTGGCAAGACTCTGGACCAGGTCACCGACATGATGGTGGCCAACAGCTCCAATCTGATCATAACCGTCAAGCCGGCCAACCAACGTACGCTCACGTCGACGCACCGCGGCTCCTTCTCGCGTAACAGTCAGCTCTCGAGCGGATCCCATCACACAAACCACACGAACACCTCCGATGAGATCGAGCATGATGATCAGGATGATATTGTCGACCTTACTGGCGTCACGCTCGACGAGAGTCCCACGGGCACCTCCTCCACCGGCAATCACAATAATCATCAGCCGCAAACGACGCAGCAGTCATCATCACCGCCCTCGCATCACCAGCAGGCAGCCTCCAATGCATCCACGATAATGGCCAGCGATGTGAAAGATGGGGTCCTGCATTTGTAA
- the LOC108155352 gene encoding partitioning defective protein 6 isoform X1 has protein sequence MRRNGNANELPELLPPKISSCWKSSGAWSNRPCNSCCGFDAEFRRWSFKRNETEQSFDKFAALIEQLHKLANIQFLILYIDPRDNDLLPINNDDNFGRALKTARPLLRVIVQRKDDLNEYSGFGTMKPRNLIGSILLGHTPVKTKAPSISKPHDFRQVSAIIDVDIVPETHRRVRLLKHGSDKPLGFYIRDGTSVRVTSSGLEKQPGIFISRLVPGGLAESTGLLAVNDEVIEVNGIEVAGKTLDQVTDMMVANSSNLIITVKPANQRTLTSTHRGSFSRNSQLSSGSHHTNHTNTSDEIEHDDQDDIVDLTGVTLDESPTGTSSTGNHNNHQPQTTQQSSSPPSHHQQAASNASTIMASDVKDGVLHL, from the exons ATGCGTAGGAATGGCAATGCAAACGAGTTGCCAGAGCTGTTGCCTCCAAAGATCAGCAGCTGTTGGAAAAGTAGCGGTGCCTGGAGCAACAGGCCGTGCAACAGTTGTTGCGGg TTCGACGCCGAATTCCGACGCTGGAGCTTTAAGCGCAACGAGACGGAGCAGAGCTTCGACAAGTTTGCGGCACTTATCGAGCAGCTGCACAAGCTGGCGAACATACAGTTTCTTATACTCTACATCGATCCGCGCGACAATGATCTGCTGCCCATCAACAACGATGACAACTTCGGGCGAGCGCTCAAGACGGCCCGACCCCTCCTGCGTGTAATAGTGCAACGAAAAG ATGATCTGAATGAGTACTCCGGCTTTGGGACGATGAAGCCGCGCAACCTGATTGGCAGTATACTACTCGGCCACACGCCGGTTAAGACCAAGGCGCCATCGATATCAAAGCCGCACGACTTTCGCCAGGTGTCGGCCATCATTGATGTGGACATTGTGCCGGAGACGCATCGGAGGGTGCGCCTGCTGAAGCACGGCAGCGACAAACCGCTGGGATTCTACATACGGGACGGAACTTCTGTACGGGTGACGTCCAGCGGCCTGGAAAAGCAGCCGGGCATTTTCATATCGCGCCTGGTGCCGGGCGGACTAGCCGAGAGCACGGGCCTACTGGCCGTTAACGATGAGGTAATCGAGGTGAACGGCATCGAAGTGGCTGGCAAGACTCTGGACCAGGTCACCGACATGATGGTGGCCAACAGCTCCAATCTGATCATAACCGTCAAGCCGGCCAACCAACGTACGCTCACGTCGACGCACCGCGGCTCCTTCTCGCGTAACAGTCAGCTCTCGAGCGGATCCCATCACACAAACCACACGAACACCTCCGATGAGATCGAGCATGATGATCAGGATGATATTGTCGACCTTACTGGCGTCACGCTCGACGAGAGTCCCACGGGCACCTCCTCCACCGGCAATCACAATAATCATCAGCCGCAAACGACGCAGCAGTCATCATCACCGCCCTCGCATCACCAGCAGGCAGCCTCCAATGCATCCACGATAATGGCCAGCGATGTGAAAGATGGGGTCCTGCATTTGTAA